A stretch of Sinimarinibacterium sp. NLF-5-8 DNA encodes these proteins:
- a CDS encoding acetyl-CoA carboxylase biotin carboxyl carrier protein subunit, whose translation MTHFFKLEDADHAVALSRSAQGYVLHVGGQTHAVELVAGRDHQATLWLDGVAHQVVVATRGDDVFVHLNGAAYQLRYEHPLARLAAAGQGNADDQISAPMPGSIVSVAVAVGDAVKKGQTLLVMESMKMETTLSAPRDGVVEAISFEQGQTFDRDAVLLRLQAQD comes from the coding sequence ATGACTCACTTTTTTAAATTAGAAGACGCCGATCATGCGGTGGCGTTGTCGCGCAGTGCGCAGGGGTATGTGCTGCATGTGGGCGGGCAGACGCATGCGGTGGAGTTGGTTGCCGGGCGCGATCATCAGGCAACGCTGTGGCTGGATGGCGTGGCGCATCAGGTGGTGGTGGCGACGCGCGGGGATGATGTTTTTGTGCATCTCAATGGGGCGGCGTATCAGCTGCGCTATGAGCATCCGTTGGCGCGGTTGGCGGCGGCGGGGCAGGGCAATGCTGATGATCAAATCAGTGCGCCGATGCCGGGCAGCATCGTCAGCGTGGCGGTGGCCGTGGGCGATGCGGTGAAAAAAGGCCAGACCTTGCTGGTGATGGAGAGCATGAAGATGGAAACCACGCTGAGCGCGCCGCGCGATGGGGTGGTGGAGGCCATCAGCTTTGAACAAGGACAAACATTTGACCGCGATGCGGTGTTGCTGCGGTTGCAGGCACAGGATTAA
- a CDS encoding acetyl/propionyl/methylcrotonyl-CoA carboxylase subunit alpha — translation MTSTLDTGHWPFHTVLVANRGEIAVRVLRTVQKLGLKGAVVYHAADRHTLAVKIADHAIEIIGSTPVSSYLDGAQIIAAAQSVGAGAIHPGYGFLSENKGFCQAVEAAGIRFIGPAPEQIDLMGDKVRARNFVEKAGFPVAPSAIEDDDPATFVERSRAVGAPLLIKPSAGGGGKGMRIVRDLAQLEAEIERGRSEGQRYFGDGRLYCERYIENPRHIEVQVLGDGQGGVVHVFERECSVQRRFQKIVEETPSPALTAEKRQQICETAAGIARSIGYRNAGTVEFIFGQGGEFYFLEMNTRLQVEHPVTEEITGLDLVAEQLRIAAGEKLGYGQDAVKSHGHAIEMRIYAEDAARGYTPTTGPILVLQPPQGDGVRWDSGVLQGGEVTSAFDPMIAKLIVHADTRQAAIARAQQALRDTVLLGCKTNTAFLQRLLAHPAFAAGDVHTGFLDANPQIAAEPEIPAQQLTALLGTAALNARAMTDAADAIPDLHAAIGGWTN, via the coding sequence ATGACTTCAACGCTCGATACCGGCCACTGGCCGTTTCACACCGTGCTCGTCGCCAATCGCGGCGAAATCGCCGTGCGCGTGCTGCGCACCGTGCAAAAACTCGGCCTCAAAGGCGCCGTGGTCTACCACGCCGCCGACCGTCACACGCTGGCGGTCAAAATCGCCGATCACGCCATTGAAATCATCGGCAGCACGCCCGTTTCCAGCTATCTGGACGGTGCGCAAATCATTGCTGCCGCGCAATCCGTCGGTGCCGGTGCGATTCACCCCGGCTACGGTTTTTTGTCTGAAAACAAAGGCTTTTGCCAAGCGGTTGAAGCCGCGGGCATCCGCTTTATTGGGCCTGCGCCCGAGCAGATCGACCTGATGGGCGACAAAGTGCGCGCGCGCAACTTTGTTGAAAAAGCCGGTTTTCCGGTCGCCCCCAGCGCCATTGAAGATGATGACCCCGCCACCTTTGTTGAGCGCTCGCGCGCGGTCGGCGCCCCGCTGCTGATCAAACCCAGCGCCGGTGGCGGTGGTAAAGGCATGCGCATCGTCCGCGATCTGGCGCAGCTGGAGGCCGAAATTGAACGCGGTCGCTCCGAAGGTCAGCGCTATTTTGGCGATGGCCGTCTGTACTGCGAACGCTACATCGAAAACCCGCGCCATATCGAAGTCCAGGTGCTCGGTGACGGCCAAGGCGGCGTGGTGCACGTGTTTGAACGCGAATGCTCGGTGCAGCGGCGCTTTCAAAAAATCGTGGAAGAAACCCCATCGCCCGCACTCACCGCCGAAAAGCGTCAACAAATCTGCGAAACCGCTGCGGGCATCGCGCGCTCCATCGGCTACCGCAACGCCGGTACGGTTGAGTTTATTTTTGGCCAGGGTGGCGAGTTCTACTTTTTGGAAATGAACACCCGCCTGCAGGTTGAGCACCCCGTCACCGAAGAAATCACCGGCCTCGATCTGGTGGCTGAACAACTACGCATCGCCGCCGGCGAAAAGCTCGGCTACGGCCAGGACGCGGTTAAATCACACGGCCATGCCATTGAAATGCGCATCTACGCCGAAGACGCCGCGCGCGGCTACACCCCCACCACCGGCCCGATTCTGGTCCTGCAACCGCCGCAAGGCGACGGCGTGCGCTGGGACAGCGGCGTGCTCCAGGGCGGCGAAGTCACCAGCGCCTTTGACCCGATGATCGCCAAACTCATCGTCCACGCCGACACCCGCCAAGCCGCCATCGCGCGCGCCCAGCAAGCCCTGCGTGACACCGTATTGCTCGGCTGCAAAACCAACACCGCATTTTTGCAACGCCTGCTCGCGCATCCTGCGTTTGCGGCAGGCGATGTGCACACCGGCTTTTTGGACGCCAACCCGCAAATCGCCGCCGAACCGGAAATACCCGCACAGCAACTCACCGCACTGCTCGGCACCGCCGCCCTCAACGCGCGCGCCATGACCGACGCCGCCGACGCCATCCCCGACCTGCACGCCGCCATCGGCGGGTGGACGAACTGA
- a CDS encoding acyl-CoA carboxylase subunit beta: MKRIESKLNTASADFLANAAHNRALAAAFKEKQRAAREDRPQRDIDRLRKQNKLTVRERIELLLDPGTPFMELSSLAANEAYDGGVPGAGCVTGIGIVSGREVVINAGDASVKGGAWYPLTIKKTVRAMDIAIENRLPVVHLCDSAGGFLPLQADLFADKYYAGRIFRNQCILSKMGVQQVAVVLGHCTAGGAYVPGLSDYNVIVRGTGAIFLAGPPLVKAATGEEVTVDELGGCDMHTSVSGTADYPAGSEQEAIAIARDIVAQFKRPQKTQIEWQPPEAPLYDPAELYGILPRDIKQQFDMKEVIARLVDGSRFHEYQPNYGKTLICGYAHLWGYKIGILANNGVLFNDSALKGAHFIELCNQNKTPLLFLQNITGFMVGREYERRGITKDGAKMLMAVSCSEVPKFTVMCHGSFGAGNYGMSGRAFDSRFLFSWPQSQISVMGAEQAANTLADVKIRQLAKQGKQLSQADIDAIRDPVLGEFKRKQSAYWSTSEIWDDGILDPIDTRNALGMALSASLSAPIGDPRYGIFRL; this comes from the coding sequence ATGAAAAGAATTGAATCCAAACTCAACACCGCGTCGGCGGATTTTTTGGCCAATGCGGCGCATAACCGCGCGCTGGCGGCGGCGTTCAAGGAAAAGCAGCGGGCGGCGCGTGAGGATCGGCCGCAGCGCGACATTGATCGGCTGCGTAAGCAAAACAAGCTGACGGTGCGCGAGCGCATTGAGCTGTTGCTGGACCCTGGCACGCCGTTTATGGAGCTGTCGTCACTGGCGGCCAATGAGGCGTATGACGGTGGCGTGCCCGGTGCGGGCTGCGTGACCGGCATTGGCATTGTTTCGGGGCGCGAGGTGGTGATCAACGCCGGGGATGCCTCGGTCAAGGGCGGGGCGTGGTATCCGCTGACGATCAAAAAAACCGTGCGGGCGATGGACATTGCCATTGAAAACCGCTTGCCGGTGGTGCATTTGTGCGACTCCGCCGGGGGCTTTTTGCCGCTGCAGGCGGATTTGTTTGCCGATAAGTATTACGCCGGGCGGATTTTCCGTAACCAGTGCATTTTGTCGAAGATGGGCGTGCAGCAGGTGGCGGTGGTGCTGGGGCATTGCACGGCGGGCGGCGCGTATGTACCGGGCTTGTCGGATTACAACGTGATTGTGCGCGGCACCGGCGCGATCTTTTTGGCCGGGCCGCCGCTGGTCAAGGCCGCCACCGGCGAAGAAGTGACGGTGGACGAACTGGGTGGCTGCGATATGCACACCTCGGTTTCGGGCACGGCGGATTATCCGGCGGGCAGCGAGCAAGAAGCGATTGCGATTGCGCGCGATATTGTGGCGCAGTTCAAACGACCGCAAAAAACCCAAATTGAATGGCAGCCGCCGGAAGCGCCGCTGTACGACCCGGCGGAGCTGTACGGGATTTTGCCGCGCGACATTAAGCAGCAGTTTGATATGAAAGAAGTGATCGCGCGCCTGGTGGATGGCTCGCGCTTTCACGAATATCAGCCCAACTATGGCAAAACGCTGATCTGCGGCTATGCGCATTTGTGGGGCTACAAAATCGGCATTTTGGCCAACAACGGCGTGCTGTTTAACGATTCTGCCCTTAAGGGCGCGCACTTTATTGAGCTGTGCAACCAAAACAAGACGCCGCTGCTGTTTTTGCAAAACATCACCGGCTTCATGGTGGGGCGCGAGTACGAACGGCGCGGCATCACCAAAGACGGCGCCAAGATGCTGATGGCTGTGAGCTGCTCGGAGGTGCCCAAGTTCACGGTGATGTGCCACGGCTCGTTTGGGGCCGGGAACTACGGCATGAGCGGGCGCGCGTTTGATTCGCGGTTTTTGTTCTCGTGGCCGCAGTCGCAGATTTCGGTGATGGGGGCAGAGCAGGCGGCCAATACTTTGGCGGATGTGAAAATCCGGCAGTTAGCCAAGCAGGGCAAGCAGCTGAGTCAGGCCGATATTGACGCCATCCGCGATCCGGTTTTGGGCGAGTTCAAACGCAAACAAAGTGCGTACTGGAGCACCTCGGAGATTTGGGACGACGGCATTCTGGATCCCATCGACACCCGCAACGCTTTGGGCATGGCGCTTTCAGCCTCGCTATCTGCACCGATTGGCGACCCGCGTTACGGCATCTTCAGGCTTTGA
- a CDS encoding GDSL-type esterase/lipase family protein: MSVSEWFRVSVLSLCATALLACSGPRDITDRQPSSLVETPMPDDGAEPDAPSVDEPDDGQPVPPTSQTSPEWLGAWSAAPYGPYPLKPLTALGGDVATPLPSVLINNRASNQSFRMIVQPTLGDGERLRVRLSNLMGEQPVRFESVHVARSLAQNTPAIEAASNTPLYFDGESGVTVAPGAEAVSDAVPFVYQTGDHLAVSFHVSGQSGAITWHAISYGLNYLTLPGVGDVTGDISGASFTQPSMGWFFLSGIDIKRSGSPGSIVALGDSITDGAFTLFNSRWTDHLADRLAAAAIPMGVMNQGINSNTVTAEATTEAQAFKGAPAVLRFDRDVLQRAGVRSVVIFEGTNDLTAGQSAEQIFAGIRSLVARAHEAGLCVVVGTLTPRADVLYNWDAQTMEPQRQRLNALIRAQDDVEGIADFDLALGRASDPAKPALGLYSLDLLHPNAQGMKAIAEAVPLDALAPPPFGNCAR; the protein is encoded by the coding sequence ATGAGTGTGTCTGAATGGTTTCGCGTGAGCGTGCTGAGTCTTTGTGCCACGGCACTGCTGGCCTGCAGTGGCCCGCGCGATATTACGGATCGGCAACCTTCGTCACTGGTGGAGACGCCGATGCCCGATGATGGTGCGGAGCCTGATGCGCCGTCTGTCGATGAACCGGATGACGGCCAGCCGGTGCCGCCGACCAGCCAGACGTCACCGGAATGGCTGGGTGCGTGGAGCGCCGCGCCGTATGGCCCCTATCCGCTCAAGCCGCTGACCGCATTGGGCGGCGATGTGGCGACGCCACTGCCTTCTGTGCTGATCAACAACCGCGCGAGCAATCAGAGTTTTCGAATGATCGTGCAGCCCACGCTTGGCGACGGCGAGCGGCTGCGCGTGCGGCTGTCGAACCTGATGGGCGAACAACCGGTTCGTTTCGAGTCGGTGCATGTGGCGCGCAGCCTTGCGCAGAATACCCCTGCGATCGAGGCCGCCAGCAATACGCCACTCTATTTTGACGGTGAATCCGGCGTCACGGTTGCGCCTGGTGCGGAGGCGGTCAGTGATGCGGTGCCGTTTGTCTACCAAACCGGCGATCATCTTGCAGTGTCGTTTCATGTTTCCGGGCAAAGCGGTGCGATCACCTGGCATGCGATCTCTTATGGACTGAATTACCTGACCCTGCCGGGCGTGGGGGATGTGACCGGCGATATCAGTGGTGCCAGCTTCACCCAGCCCAGCATGGGCTGGTTTTTCCTCAGCGGGATCGACATCAAGCGCAGCGGCAGTCCCGGCTCGATCGTGGCGCTCGGCGATTCGATCACCGATGGTGCTTTTACCCTGTTCAATTCGCGCTGGACTGATCATCTGGCCGATCGGCTCGCGGCGGCGGCGATTCCGATGGGCGTGATGAACCAGGGCATCAACAGCAACACCGTGACCGCTGAGGCAACCACAGAAGCCCAGGCGTTCAAGGGGGCGCCGGCAGTGCTGCGCTTTGATCGGGACGTGTTGCAACGCGCGGGCGTGCGTTCAGTGGTGATTTTTGAAGGCACCAACGATCTGACCGCCGGCCAGAGCGCCGAGCAGATCTTTGCCGGGATTCGCAGTCTGGTGGCGCGCGCGCATGAGGCCGGTCTGTGTGTCGTCGTCGGCACGCTGACGCCGCGTGCCGACGTGCTCTACAACTGGGATGCACAGACCATGGAGCCGCAGCGGCAGCGCCTGAATGCCCTGATTCGTGCCCAGGATGATGTTGAAGGCATTGCCGATTTCGATCTAGCGCTGGGGCGTGCCAGCGATCCAGCCAAGCCCGCACTGGGGCTGTATTCGCTGGATTTGCTGCACCCCAATGCACAGGGTATGAAAGCCATTGCCGAGGCGGTGCCGTTGGATGCACTGGCGCCGCCACCGTTTGGAAACTGCGCGCGCTGA
- a CDS encoding outer membrane lipoprotein-sorting protein — protein MRRFAPLLLACAVMPAWAGADADALLACMRQNVPATVQMQQFELQTTNAKGHAETLGGELYVQRQAAQGAQSEHSRAVLRVIRPEHLNGAAYLVQQTDDYLRDGMYVYLPSLKRVRRITGTFADGSMLGTAFSYYDFKQLSSAFGDLQATSQVPAQIAGRDVTVMAFASVPGVETIYSGVNAWIDQASCLPLKVEFLQDGKPRKRLTADPAALRQSGSSWYLAESTLDDLQEKTRTVLRIDKLSPSPVLPERYFNPNTFYRFE, from the coding sequence ATGAGACGTTTTGCTCCTTTGCTGCTGGCTTGTGCCGTGATGCCTGCGTGGGCAGGTGCGGATGCCGATGCGCTGTTGGCGTGCATGCGCCAGAACGTCCCGGCGACGGTGCAGATGCAGCAGTTTGAATTGCAGACCACCAATGCCAAGGGGCATGCGGAAACGCTGGGGGGTGAGCTGTATGTGCAGCGGCAGGCGGCGCAGGGTGCGCAGAGCGAGCACAGCCGTGCGGTGTTGCGGGTGATTCGCCCTGAGCATTTGAATGGCGCGGCGTATCTGGTGCAGCAGACCGATGATTATCTGCGCGATGGCATGTATGTGTATCTGCCGTCGCTCAAGCGCGTGCGCCGCATCACCGGCACCTTTGCCGATGGCTCGATGCTGGGCACGGCCTTCAGTTATTACGACTTCAAGCAGCTCAGCAGTGCCTTCGGGGATTTGCAGGCTACGTCACAGGTTCCGGCCCAGATCGCCGGACGTGATGTGACGGTGATGGCGTTTGCCAGCGTGCCCGGCGTCGAGACGATCTACAGCGGTGTCAATGCGTGGATCGATCAGGCGTCCTGCCTGCCGCTGAAAGTGGAATTTTTGCAGGATGGCAAGCCCCGCAAGCGGTTGACGGCCGATCCTGCGGCGCTGCGGCAGAGCGGGTCGAGCTGGTATCTGGCCGAGTCCACGCTGGATGATTTGCAGGAAAAGACGCGCACCGTGCTGCGAATCGACAAGCTCAGCCCCAGCCCGGTGCTGCCGGAGCGTTATTTCAATCCAAACACGTTCTATCGGTTTGAATGA
- a CDS encoding alpha/beta hydrolase, translating into MSKNALSVMPNAKLGAYGHDIPVRDVHISRRTRWFIDYVLQPFVKPTMRLMKSATFHRVLREQTRTAGFIKEDLRGLTKDYRILGHVPTPTLGDVDDTRKIAVLYLHGGAFVLPAAPHIHLTFVARLCHDLDAVGFVPDYRLAPFHRHPSALDDCESAYRALLDKGFDPKKIILAGESAGGNLVLSLLLRIKRLGLPQPLCAIPISPVTEMARVHAPPSRVLNRKRDPLLPLDMMGHMLQMYTKGIKDATDPELSPIYGDYKGVCPLFFLVGESEILLDDTLIVARQCRDAGVSTRVDIWPHMPHAFTLFRGMLPEAKIARQDIVEYVQGQLARLQVVKRVA; encoded by the coding sequence ATGAGCAAAAACGCGCTATCGGTCATGCCCAACGCCAAGTTGGGTGCCTATGGTCACGACATTCCGGTGCGCGATGTCCATATTTCCCGACGCACGCGTTGGTTTATCGACTATGTGTTGCAGCCGTTTGTAAAGCCCACCATGCGGCTGATGAAGTCGGCCACGTTTCACCGCGTGCTGCGTGAGCAAACGCGCACGGCGGGTTTTATCAAAGAAGACCTGCGCGGGCTGACCAAGGACTACCGCATTCTTGGGCATGTGCCAACGCCGACGCTGGGCGATGTGGACGACACCCGCAAAATAGCGGTGCTGTACCTGCATGGCGGCGCGTTTGTGCTGCCCGCGGCCCCGCATATTCACTTAACCTTTGTTGCGCGGCTGTGCCACGACCTTGACGCCGTGGGCTTTGTTCCGGATTACCGGCTGGCACCGTTTCACCGTCACCCTTCGGCGCTGGACGATTGCGAAAGCGCCTACCGCGCGCTGCTGGACAAAGGCTTTGATCCGAAAAAAATTATCCTCGCCGGTGAGTCGGCAGGCGGAAATCTGGTGCTGTCGCTGCTGCTGCGGATCAAGCGCCTCGGCTTGCCGCAGCCGCTGTGCGCCATCCCGATTTCGCCGGTGACGGAGATGGCGCGCGTCCACGCGCCGCCGTCGCGCGTGCTCAATCGCAAACGCGATCCGCTGCTGCCGCTGGACATGATGGGGCACATGTTGCAGATGTATACCAAGGGCATCAAAGACGCCACCGACCCTGAGTTATCGCCCATTTACGGGGATTACAAAGGCGTTTGCCCGCTGTTTTTCCTGGTGGGCGAGAGCGAGATTTTGCTCGATGACACGCTGATCGTGGCGCGCCAATGCCGCGATGCCGGAGTTTCCACGCGCGTGGATATCTGGCCGCACATGCCGCATGCCTTCACCCTGTTCCGGGGCATGTTGCCCGAGGCCAAAATCGCCCGCCAGGACATCGTCGAATACGTCCAGGGTCAGCTGGCGCGACTGCAGGTGGTCAAGCGGGTGGCGTGA
- a CDS encoding DUF559 domain-containing protein, with amino-acid sequence MLTARALALSPTLSRLRERELAGLGLKVRCDGLSAAVLRSISVDCFVGAALAAKTMPDRSRLKPLPQMVYEGARAIWRPRARALSPTLSRLREREWVGLGLIEHHARGNAFLFLPSRSARMTSKKPAALSPSPAGGRGAEERAKPLFHNKSSQILAHAKALRGRQTDAEDALWQQLRAGRFLGLKFKRQKPVGPYIVDFICLAQRLVIELDGGQHANSASDPVRDAFLRAQGYRVLRFWNDTVRCTWIRF; translated from the coding sequence ATGCTCACCGCGCGCGCGCTTGCCCTCTCCCCAACCCTCTCCCGCCTGCGGGAGAGGGAGTTGGCTGGTTTGGGATTGAAGGTGCGGTGTGATGGTTTGAGCGCGGCTGTGCTGCGTTCAATCAGCGTTGATTGTTTCGTGGGAGCGGCTTTAGCCGCGAAAACAATGCCTGATCGTTCGCGGCTAAAGCCGCTCCCACAAATGGTTTATGAAGGCGCGCGCGCAATTTGGAGACCGCGCGCGCGTGCCCTCTCCCCAACCCTCTCCCGCTTGCGGGAGAGGGAGTGGGTTGGCTTGGGTTTGATAGAGCACCACGCGCGCGGTAATGCTTTTTTATTTCTCCCTTCCAGGAGCGCGCGCATGACTTCTAAAAAGCCAGCGGCACTGTCTCCCTCTCCCGCAGGCGGGAGAGGGGCGGAGGAGAGGGCAAAGCCTTTATTCCATAACAAATCCAGCCAAATCCTCGCCCATGCCAAAGCATTGCGCGGGCGGCAGACGGATGCGGAAGACGCGCTGTGGCAGCAATTGCGGGCGGGGCGGTTTTTGGGGCTCAAGTTCAAGCGGCAGAAGCCGGTTGGCCCTTACATCGTTGACTTTATTTGTTTGGCGCAGCGCCTGGTGATTGAGCTGGATGGCGGGCAGCACGCCAATAGCGCAAGCGATCCTGTGCGTGATGCGTTTTTGCGCGCGCAGGGGTATCGCGTTTTGCGCTTTTGGAACGATACGGTGCGCTGCACATGGATCAGGTTTTAG
- a CDS encoding SDR family NAD(P)-dependent oxidoreductase: MEQSKFPAGATLVFGGSGGIGQGVARYFGQAGSDVAIVYRRKQDVAERVAGEIAADGRKATVHAADVRDPAQVQAAVDAAIAAHGRIHTVVWAAGPVVEQVHIADTTAELWKQSIDIEVHGFFNAVKATLPHLRAQGGGSYVTLGSAGHVWWPAKDGLSVAPKAANEALVQGIAKEEGKHNIRANSVLVGVIEAGMFLELLRRGVFDQAWTDETQKLLCIKRWGKPEEIGSAAVFLASNGYVTGQQINVSGGFGI; encoded by the coding sequence ATGGAGCAGAGCAAGTTTCCCGCAGGTGCAACGCTGGTGTTTGGCGGCAGCGGTGGCATTGGTCAGGGCGTGGCCCGGTATTTTGGCCAGGCCGGTTCGGATGTGGCGATCGTCTATCGGCGCAAGCAGGACGTGGCTGAGCGTGTCGCCGGTGAAATCGCCGCCGATGGGCGCAAGGCCACCGTGCATGCGGCCGATGTGCGCGACCCGGCACAGGTACAGGCTGCGGTGGATGCGGCGATTGCCGCACATGGACGGATTCACACCGTGGTATGGGCGGCCGGCCCGGTGGTGGAGCAGGTGCATATTGCCGACACCACGGCAGAGCTGTGGAAGCAGTCCATTGATATTGAAGTGCATGGCTTTTTCAACGCGGTCAAGGCCACGCTGCCGCATCTGCGCGCACAGGGCGGCGGCTCGTACGTGACGCTCGGCTCGGCAGGTCATGTCTGGTGGCCGGCCAAGGATGGCCTGTCGGTGGCGCCGAAGGCGGCGAATGAAGCGCTGGTGCAGGGCATTGCCAAGGAAGAAGGCAAACACAACATCCGTGCCAACTCGGTGCTGGTGGGCGTGATCGAGGCGGGGATGTTCCTCGAGCTGCTCAGGCGTGGGGTGTTTGATCAGGCGTGGACGGATGAAACCCAAAAACTGCTGTGCATCAAACGCTGGGGCAAGCCCGAGGAGATTGGCAGCGCAGCGGTGTTTTTGGCCAGCAATGGCTACGTCACCGGCCAGCAGATCAACGTTTCCGGCGGATTTGGCATTTGA
- a CDS encoding TonB-dependent receptor yields the protein MAQIQTAWTLAATIMALPLTGAAQTPPTSLAPIEVSSPRVEMRWSQTPAALSAVLMSDLQGDPQLALDEVLMRVPGVYAQNRYNLNQGLRLSIRGFGSRASFGIRGIRVQLDDVPLTMPDGQTDLDALDMALLTRAEVLRGPTSALYGNGAGGVFDLHTRFAPEGRYGRVDIAAGELGEQRWRAEGGWAGEGVSGVAAVARRLLEGHRDNMAADSTIGTGRMALTLGKGVLDLSVHTLNIEAADPGALTRAETQSNPHAANAMAVKFASSEAIEQQRASAKWSLPLTDDTDLRVRGWGGQRDFANSLPFAAGGQTTFERTFGGAGAQLDHRFRTGAVDHHLSVGGDWEQQSDLRRRYNNAEGGVRGPMTLEQNENARGLGAFVVNQMHFASGWLAALGARWDQVRLDVSDRFLADGDDSGNRQLGQASFNLGLGYQLRPDVLLFTRWGSGFETPTNNELANPEGGGFNPDVGASSARNHELGIKLERARVRAELVGYWVRNTDELVRFELEDQPGRSFFRNAGATDRKGFEASAQWQMWPNLTLSGAYGYNDYHYRHRVAGQGIAIAGIPRQQLFAEVAWRLRPAWLARVQAQAVDRLYAEDANAERVPGYVVTNARLMWAPQTGMIQWRPYVAVNNLFDRSYTDNLRVNAAAGRFYEPAAGRVLIGGISVVF from the coding sequence ATGGCACAGATACAGACAGCATGGACTCTGGCGGCAACGATCATGGCGCTACCGCTGACAGGCGCAGCGCAGACCCCGCCGACATCCCTGGCGCCGATTGAGGTCAGCAGTCCGCGTGTGGAGATGCGCTGGAGCCAAACCCCGGCCGCATTGAGTGCGGTATTGATGAGCGATCTGCAGGGCGATCCGCAACTGGCTCTGGATGAAGTGCTGATGCGCGTGCCGGGGGTGTATGCCCAAAACCGCTACAACCTCAACCAGGGATTGCGGCTGTCGATTCGCGGCTTTGGCAGCCGTGCCAGCTTTGGCATTCGCGGGATTCGTGTACAGCTGGACGATGTGCCGCTGACGATGCCCGACGGACAAACCGATCTGGACGCTCTGGATATGGCTTTGCTCACGCGCGCCGAGGTGCTGCGCGGTCCCACCTCGGCGCTGTATGGCAATGGCGCGGGCGGCGTATTCGACCTGCACACCCGCTTTGCCCCTGAAGGGCGTTATGGACGCGTGGATATTGCGGCAGGCGAATTGGGCGAACAGCGCTGGCGCGCCGAAGGCGGCTGGGCGGGGGAAGGGGTCAGTGGTGTTGCAGCGGTGGCGCGGCGACTGCTGGAGGGACACCGTGACAATATGGCCGCCGACAGTACCATCGGCACCGGACGCATGGCGCTGACGCTGGGCAAAGGGGTGCTGGATCTGTCCGTGCACACGCTCAACATCGAAGCGGCCGATCCCGGTGCACTGACGCGCGCCGAGACGCAAAGCAACCCGCATGCCGCCAATGCCATGGCGGTGAAGTTTGCCTCCAGCGAAGCCATTGAGCAGCAGCGGGCATCGGCCAAATGGTCGCTGCCATTGACAGATGACACCGATTTGCGCGTGCGGGGATGGGGCGGGCAACGCGACTTTGCCAACAGCCTGCCGTTTGCCGCAGGCGGACAAACCACGTTTGAACGCACGTTTGGCGGCGCTGGCGCGCAGCTGGATCATCGCTTCAGGACGGGCGCCGTTGACCATCATCTCAGCGTCGGGGGTGATTGGGAGCAGCAGTCTGATCTGCGTCGCCGGTACAACAATGCCGAGGGGGGTGTGCGCGGCCCGATGACGCTGGAGCAGAATGAAAACGCGCGTGGCCTGGGCGCTTTTGTGGTCAATCAGATGCACTTTGCCAGCGGCTGGCTGGCGGCACTGGGCGCGCGCTGGGATCAGGTCAGGCTGGACGTCAGCGACCGTTTCCTGGCCGATGGCGATGACAGCGGCAACCGACAGCTGGGCCAGGCCAGTTTCAACCTCGGCCTCGGTTATCAGTTGCGGCCGGATGTGCTGCTGTTTACCCGATGGGGGAGCGGTTTTGAAACCCCCACCAACAATGAGCTGGCCAATCCCGAGGGGGGTGGGTTTAACCCGGATGTTGGCGCCAGCTCGGCGCGCAACCATGAGCTGGGGATCAAGCTTGAACGTGCGCGGGTGCGCGCGGAGCTGGTTGGCTACTGGGTACGCAATACCGATGAACTGGTGCGCTTTGAACTGGAAGACCAACCGGGGCGCAGTTTTTTTCGTAACGCCGGCGCCACCGATCGCAAGGGTTTTGAAGCCAGCGCGCAGTGGCAAATGTGGCCGAATCTGACGCTGAGCGGCGCCTATGGCTACAACGATTACCACTATCGTCACCGTGTCGCAGGACAGGGAATCGCCATCGCCGGGATTCCCCGGCAGCAGTTGTTTGCTGAAGTGGCCTGGCGTCTGCGCCCGGCATGGCTGGCGCGGGTGCAGGCACAGGCGGTGGATCGTCTGTATGCCGAAGATGCCAATGCCGAGCGCGTGCCCGGTTATGTGGTGACCAACGCGCGCCTGATGTGGGCGCCGCAAACCGGCATGATTCAATGGCGGCCTTACGTTGCCGTCAACAACCTGTTCGATCGCAGTTACACCGACAATCTGCGGGTCAATGCCGCTGCTGGGCGGTTCTATGAGCCGGCGGCTGGACGGGTGCTGATTGGGGGGATCAGCGTGGTGTTTTGA